A window of Prevotella fusca JCM 17724 genomic DNA:
TGAATAGGACTTCATCTTCCAATAGCCCTTTATGCCGAAATTAATGAGAAGGAGGAAGATCAAAAGAAACCTCACCCCCAACCAGCTTCTCTCCCAGCCCCTCCCCCGTAGGGAGGGGAGGGAACAGCGAGATACCCCAACAGTTTGAATATCTTTTGATTTATCATTTCCCATCACTTATCTGGTATATTAGGATTTTATTTGACTTATCATTTTCCTATAATGTTGTCTACCATATAAGGGTGTCACGCTATCTACTCCCCTCTCCACTTGGAGAGGGGCTGAGGGTGAGGCTGGGTTGGCTTTCTTACATTCCCCTCGCCTTCAGCAATCCTTTAGTGTCAGGCGCTTTGAGACCAGTGAAGTCAGAGAAGATGGTCATGAGGTCACGAGTGTTACCACGTGAGAGAATCTTCTGGCGGAAGTCATCACCCACCTTGCGTGTCAGTGCACCATGTGCCTCGAAGTAGTCGGCAATGTTCACGGCAAGCACCTCACTCCACAGATAGCTGTAATAACCAGCAGCATATCCTCCACCCCAAATGTGGTTGAAGTAAGATGTAGAGTAGCGTGGAGGAATCTGATTGTTCAGCAGACCCATATCCGCCAATACTTTCTTCTCGAATGCTGGTGCTTCTTCCGCTGTTGGAACCTCAGATGGTGAGAGGCAATGCCAAGCCAAGTCTACGCTTGTAGCAGCAAGGTTCTCTCCTAATGAATAAGCTGAAAGGAAGTTGAGCGAACCGAGCATCTTCTCACGGAGGGCATCTGGCATAGGCTCATTGGTCTTGTAATGGCGCGCATAGTTGTTGAACACCTCTGGTATGCTTGCGAACGACTCATTAAACTGTGATGGCATCTCCACGAAGTCACGTGATACAGCAGTACCACTCAACGTGTTGTACTTACAGTTAGAAAGCATACCATGCAGAGCATGTCCGAACTCGTGGAACATCGTCTGTGTCTCATCCCAAGTAAGGAGAGTTGGCTGACCTTCTGGAGCCTTAGCATAGTTACAGACGTTGAAAATCAGCGGCTTCTGCTGACGGTCACCACTCTGCTTGAGGAAGGCACTCATCCACGCACCACCACGCTTTGTAGGACGGCGGAAGTAATCGCAATAGAAGAGAGCCAGCTGCTTGCCGTCAGCATCGAGTACGTCAAACACCTTCATATCCTTATGATAGGTAGGAATATCCTTGCGCTCGCGGAAGCTAAGTCCGTAGGCACGGTGAGCAGCATAGAAGATACCGTTCACGAGCACAGAGTCAAGATTGAAGTAAGGCTTTACATCATCATCCGAGAAGCTATACTGATCCTTCTTCATCTTTGCCGAATAATAGAAACGATCGTAAGGCTGGAGGCGGAAGTCTGCACCCTCTGTCTTTTGTGCATACTCTTCAATAGACTTTGTCTGCGCTTCAGACTTTGGCTTATATGCCTCTATCATCTGGCGCAGGAAGGCATAGACGTTGTCCGTATTCTTTGCCATAGCCCTCTCGAGCGAGTAAGAAGCATAGTTCTTGTATCCCATCAGCTGCGCCTTCTCCGCACGCAGGCGGGCAATTTTCACAATGATGGGGAAGGTGTTGTAAGCCCCCGTGCCGTCCGTACGGTGGATAGAAGCGTTGTAAACCTTCTCACGCAGAGCACGGTTCTCAAGACTTGCGAGGATAGGCTGCTGGGTGGTATTCGTAATCACGATGCAGTAAGGCGCCTTGTCACCACGGCTTTCAGCATCCTTCTTGCACTGGGCGATATCGGTTTCGCTAAGACCTGCCAATTCCTTTACATCATTGACCCATACGGTTGCCTCATTAGCAGCCTTTGGAAGCATATTGCCAAAATCCTGCTGAAGTTTCGCCAGTTCCTTGTTGATTTCCTGCATGCGAGCCATCTTCTCCTTCGGGAGCAGTGCGCCAGCATGGGTAAAGTCCTTGTAGACAACCTCCAGCAGTTTCTTGTCCTCACCCTTGAGTGTCTTGTATTCGTGGTCGTAGACATACTTGATGCGCTGGAAGAACTTCTGATTGAACTTTATCTCGTTCTCAAACTCAGTCATCAGCGGAACGATACTTCCCTGAGCCTTTTCAATCTCAGGAGTCTTGTCGGCAGATACCAGTGCATAGAAGATATTTGATACACGCTCCAGTGTCTTGCCGCTACGTTCGTAGGCCAAGATCGTATTTACGAAGGTAGGCTTCTGCTTATTGTCCGTAATCTTCTTTATCTCCGCTCTCTGCTCAGCGATAGCCGCCTTGACGGCAGGGAGGTAGTCCTCACCCTTGATGCAGCTGAAGTCAGGAGCGTTAAAAGGTAATGTACTCTGTTTCATAAGCGAATTAGTGACCGTCTGTGTGGTCTTAGGTCTTGCGTTCTGTGCCTGACTTGTAAGTGCTGTGCAGGCAAGTCCTGCGGCAAGCACAACATTTTTAAGGTTCTGTTTCATGTTCGTAATGTTGGTGGGTGTTGGGTGTTGAATGTTGGGTGTTGAATGTTGATGAATTGTTATGTAGTTGTGTTTTTACTAAACTAAGTTCATTAACACCTAACATTTATCCATCATTCACAAACCTTTATCACCTGCCATTCATCACCCATCACCCAACATTCTTGATGGAGTCTCTATAGATTTATAATAATATCATTACCAGAGTTTAAGACGCTCATTCTCAGGGATGAAGAGTTTGTCGCCCTCCTTTACACCGAATGCCTTATACCATGCGTTGATGTGTGGCAGAGCGCCATTCACACGCCATTCGCCAAGAGAGTGGGGATCGCTCTTAACACGGTTGCGGATTTCAGCCTCGGTGATATTGTTTGCCCATACACCTGCATAAGCGATGAAGAAACGCTGTTCTGGTGTAAAGCCCATAATGCTCTTGCCCTTCTTCGCCTCTGCTGTCTTCTCGAAAGCATTGAAAGCCACCTCAAGTCCACCGTGGTCAGCAAGGTTTTCACCTAATGTGAGCTTACCGTTTGCATTGAGGTCAGGCAATACCTTGATAGCACTGAAGAAGTCAGCATACTTACCTGTACGAGCCTCAAAGTTCTTAGCATCCTCCTCTGTCCACCAGTCTGTCATATTACCATCCTTGTCATAATGACGTCCCTGATCATCGAATCCGTGTGTCATCTCGTGTCCGATAACCACACCAATAGCACCATAATTAAAGGCATCATCAGCCTTAGGGTCGAAGAATGGATATTGAAGGATACCTGCAGGGAAGCAGATTTCATTCGTCGTAGGATTATAATAAGCATTCACGGTCTGTGGAGTCATCAACCACTTATCCTTGTCAACTGGCTTACCAGCCTTCTCCTCAATAGCATCCTTTGCCCAAAACATCTGGCAAGCCTGCACGTTCTCATAATATGACTTTGATGGATCAATCGTAAGCTGGCTCAAATCCTTCCACTTGTTAGGATACCCCACCTTCACATAGAAGGTTGAGAGTTTCTCAAGTGCAGCCTTCTTAGTAGCCTCACTCATCCAGTCCTGTGCCTTGATACGCTCAGCAAGACTCACCTCAAGATTCTTGATGAGGTCTTCCATACGTTTCTTGCTTGTGGCTGGGAAGTAACGCTCGCAATAGATGCGGCCCAAAGCCTCACCCATCTGCTTCTCCACCTGCTGTGTAGCACGCTTCCAACGAGGATAATCCTCCTTTGTACCACGCATCGTCTTACTGAAGAAGTTGAAGTATTCTGCACGAACATCATCGCTCAGATAGTTAGCCGAAGCAAGGATAGCACTCCACTCCATACGTGCACGGAGTTCCTCAGCAGTCTCTGTAGATGTCAGCTTGTCAACTCCTGCAAGGAAAGCAGGCTGGCATACGACCATCGTCTGGATATACTCGCTCTTAATGCCATCAGCATTTGCTAACTGCTCAAGCGGAATATTAGGATACTTCTCCTTGAACTCGCTGAGTGTCATCTTATTATAGTTCGCCTCAACATCACGCAGTTCAGTACGGCTCTTTGAAATCAAAGCCAGCATCGTTTCATAACGCATAACGGCATCACGCTTAGCTGCAGCCTGTGCATCAGTGAATCCATAAAGACGGAACATATTAGCGATGAACTGGCGGAAGGCATTACGGATGTCAGTCGTAGCCTTATCATTGTCAAGATAGTATTCCTTCTGTCCGAGGCTCAATCCGTCCTGATAGATAAGAAGAATATTCATCTTTGCATTCTTCTCGTCAGCCTCAAAGGAATAACCCATTGGCACACCATAACCAAAGCTCGCATACTTCAACTGAAGGGCACGAAGGTCTGACAAGCTCTTTGCACCTTCCATCTCGTTGAGCAATGGCTTAACAGGGCTTACCCCCTCCTTGTTACGACGAACCGAGTCCATAGCGAGCTTATAGAAGTCGCCTAATTTCTTCTCAACCGCACTTTGCTTACCCTGCTTCTTGAGCAAGTCTGTAAGAATGGTGTTGACACGCTTGTTATTGTTCTCCTGCAATTGGTCGAACGAACCAAAGCGTGAGAAGGCTCCAGGAAGTGGATTAAGTTTCTGCCATCCACCTGTAGCAAACATAAAGAAATCATCAGCCGGACGTACCGACTTGTCGAGATTCTCAGCCTTGATACCAGCCTGGCTCTGTGCCATACCAGTAATCGGGGCAGATGCAAGGAGCATCATTGGTAAAAGTGTTTTAATACGCATAGTAAATATGTTTTAGTTTAATTCAGAATTCAGAATTCACAATTTATAATTATGATTACCGACGTGAGAAAAGTTCAAGCATCAAAGCTCAAGGTTTAAACTTTCCACCTCTTCCGAAAGCACCATCCATCTATCGTTTTCCTCATCGAGTTCACGCTGGAGGTTGGTATATTCTGTTACGAGTTCCATATTCGAGGCATTTTCAGATGCCATAAGGAGTTCATCGAGTTCACTCTTGCGTGCCTCGAGTTTCGCAATTTTAGCTTCAGATTCTTCCACGGCACGTTGTGCCTTACGAATCTTCTTCTGTTGCTCCTTGCGTTCAGCGTAAGATAGAGAGGCCTCACCTCCCGCCCTCTCCTGCAGAGAGGGAGCTGCACTTTTGCTATCAGAAGATGATGACTTACTATTATTCCCACCTCTCAGCGGATTGTTTCCAGCACTCCCCCTCTCTGCAGGAGAGGGGGTAAGGGGGGTGAGGCTTGCGTGGAGGGGGCTTTTCAACCAATCATAGATTCCACCTAAATGCTCTCTCACCTTACCACCACCGAACTCATATACCTTGCTCACCAATCCATCGAGAAACTCACGGTCGTGACTCACGATGATTGCCGTTCCGTCAAAGGCTTTAATAGCCTCCTTCAACACTTCTTTTGAAGCAATGTCGAGGTGGTTGGTTGGCTCATCGAGGATAAGGAGGTTTACTGGTTCAAGTAGGAGTTTGATCATCGCCAAACGCGAACGCTCACCACCTGAAAGCACCTTGACATACTTCTCCGACGTCTCGCCACCGAACATAAATGCTCCGAGTAAGTCGTTTATCCTCAAGCGCATATCGCCCGTAGCAACTCTATCAATAGTTTCGTAAATTGTGAGGTTCTCATCTAACAGCTGAGCTTGGTTCTGTGCAAAATAACCTATCTGCACGTTATGACCAACCTTCAGCATACCATCAAAAGGAATCTCACCCATGATACACTTCACGAAGGTAGACTTACCCTCACCATTCTTACCTACAAAGGCCACTTTCTCGCCTCGTTTGATAATCAGGTCTACACCCTCAAACACCGTCTGTCCAGGTCTATCACTATGCAATCTGCTTGGATAAGTCTTACCCAATCCCTCTGCAATAACAGGGTAATCACCACTTCGCAAACATGGAGGGAATTTCAAACGCATAGCCGAATTGTCAACCTCATCTACCTCGATTGGCACAATCTTCTCCAACTGACGAATACGTTGCTGTACCTGTACGGCCTTTGTGGCTTGATAACGAAAACGCTCAATGAATGCCTTTGTTTCTGCAATCTCCTTCTGCTGGTTCTCATATGCACGGAGCTGTTGTTCACGACGCTCTTTCCGAAGAACGAGATACTCGTCATACTTCACACGATAATCTTCCACGTGTCCGCAGGTAATCTCCAGCGTACGGTTCGTTACATTGTTGACGAATGCACGGTCGTGACTCACAAGCACAACGGCCTTGGCACTCTGAGAGAGGAATTGCTCAAGCCATTGGATTGACTCGATATCAAGATGGTTTGTTGGCTCATCAAGCAGAAGGACATCAGGTCGGCGGAGAAGAATCTTTGCCAACTCAATACGCATACGCCATCCACCAGAGAACTCACGTGTAGGGCGTTCAAAATCCTCTCGCATAAAGCCAAGACCTGTCAGCGTACGCTCAATCTCTGCCTCATAATTCTCACCTCCCATCATCATATAGCGTTCGTGTTCAGTGGTGAAACGCTCTACGAGTTCAGCATACCCCTCACTCTCATAATCAGTACGCTCAGCCATCTCCTGCTCCATCTTCTTGAGCTTAGCCTCCATCTTCGTCTTATCAGAGAAAGCCTTGCGTGTCTCCTCCTTTACGGTCGTATCGTCAGAAAGTTTCATCACCTGCGGGAGATAGCCTACAGTCGTATCGTTCGGTATAGAAACAAAGCCACTCGTAGGTTTCTGCATTCCACAGAGTATCTTCAGCATCGTTGACTTTCCTGCTCCGTTCTTTCCCACTAAGGCTATCCTGTCCCGTTCATTGATGACGAATGAAACATCCTTAAACAATGGCTTCACGCCAAATTCCACCGTCAGTCCGTCTATTGATATCATTTCTTTCTTCTTCTGTTTCTGAGCATTAAAGTTTGGATTTGATGATTCCCTGCAAAGGGTTCCCTCTACAGACATTATTAAACTTCTACGTTCAAACCTCAATGTCCATTTTTCCTGCAAAGATAATATTTTTATTTTGAATAGAAAAGTTCCCTTGTGACGTTAGCTCTTTGTTTTAAGGACATTTGAGATACTTTCCCATGAGAAGATACACCATGGGCTTGTTTTCTTTTTCAACAAAAGTTGTATGTTCTTTTTTAGAAACAGTCTTCCAATAGCATTATTGATACACTCACCTTTCATGAACAACTCTCCAAACTGCTGCCATGAATCAACATGCGAACTGATAAAACTTACTTCCTCATTACAAAAATCTTCAATCTCTTCAAAAGTTATATATCCGACTTCTACAGCGGAGGTTAGGATATAAAGATTCAGTCCCGATAAAAATATAGAACGAGCAAGATTGTCTTCTTCGTCATGCGCATCTTCCAACTCTTCCAAGACGTTAGACACATCAGCGGCATCTTTTATTCCAAAGTCTCTTTTAAGGAGTTTTTTCAAACTTTCTACTTCTTTCTCCTCCAAATGCCCAAACTCCATCAGACGTATTGGCTCACCCAAAGTCAGGACTGAACGGAATGGACAGCTTAATGCCAAGAAAAGGTTTTCAAGCGTTGGATTTCCCTGCTCCTTAAACTTGGAAATTAATCCCTCAACGGCTTCGTACTCTGCCTGTTCTTCAGCTTTAAGTTCGGCTTTGCCTTCTTCTATTCCTTCCTTGAAACTCTCTATCAGTTCCTTGATAAATTTAAACATAACGTTTTCTTTTATAGTGTTTTTTCTTCGGATTAAATATCTGCGGAAGTTATTGTCACATACCAATATAACAGACATCATACCTACACATATCATCCATGCTCTTTGTGATGGACAAAGATAGCAAAAATAACTCGAAAAGCAATGAAGTAGAGAATTTATCAGCAATATTATGGTTCTTCCGTTAAATGGGTAGATTGGAACAGAATGAAGGATTATACACCTGCATGGTATGACCATGCAAAATCAGTTGGTCTCATAAAAAGGGATAAAGCACAAGATAAAAATGCAGAAAAGACAAATAAATACCATGTCTTTCCGTCTTCTACAAACAACTTATCCCCATGCCAACCAACGTTTGTAAACTATTTTCATACAGTTCAAAGCTAACACATGGTCTTTTGGCTTTGAAAAGACGCCCGATTGACTTGCAATAGATGCCTTTTTGAGACCTTACTAACGCCCTTTTGAAGTCCAATTAAGCACCTTTTTTAGCACCATCTTATAACTAACTGATTTCCTGTTGGTTGCGAACTTGCTTTTTACACGTTTTTTTGCCTTTATTTGTAGGTGTTTTACCCGAAATTGTGTCATGATTTTTCAAACTGTTCTCTACATTTTCAAAGTATTAACATGAAAAGGTTTTCTGTATCAGAGGATGATAATAAAGTAGGTAGCCAAGGCTGTCTTGGCTATGTTTTTATTTAATGAATAACTTTGGTTCTTCTGTTAAAGCTATACGAAAAGTGTCCACGCATTTAACCCATATCTCATTAGACCACAATGTTCATAATTCCTACTTTTGTTGCCTAACATCTTTTATTTTCTTGTCGGCATCTTGTCAGTCTTTGTAACTTGACGTCGCCCGCTACGCCTGCGTTGCAAAAACAGACAATCTGTTCGACAATAAAACAAAATCTGTTCAGGCTATAATGATATGGGTTTAACGGATGAACCAATATTATTTCTCAAAGAAATCATCATTCCCAAATTATTTTTATGAAAAGAAATATTCATTTTCATGAAAATGAATCGAACGCAATGGTCTGGCGCAATGGAATGTCAGGCTTTCAGCAACCTTGCAAACTGATAGTCAGACTGCAGAAAAGGACTTCTGACTCATGAAGAGAATGCAAGCCCTTAGAGTGCATTATATCCTGTGATTGACACACAAATCTTTTACTCTTGTTTGTGAAAGATAAATAGCTTTTGTAGTGAATAAAATATAATTTTTATACATTATTCTTGCTGTATTCACAAACTTTATATAGCTTTGCATCGATTTATCACTATAAAAGCTGTGTGTAGACAGGGAATTTATATTCATATGGCATTGTCATGTGCAGGTTACAAGGGAATGGATGCTTCTTTGGAACCTATTAATGTTGTATGTCAAGCGGAATCAAATATTTTGTTTACACACAGATTCTACGGACATAGTTTTATCAAAAAAATATTGCATACATGTGATTCAGTTGGTGCATACGTAAAACAGGCAGGGGTTTTTATCAGGAATTCTCTGCCTGATTTCGTAGTCTTTCTACGGTATGTATAAGGACGTAATGATATGTTTCAAAGTAATCTGGTCTGGGGATAAATATAATTTGAAGATTTAAGACAGTATAGAAACTTTATGCCACTCTTGAACGAGAAGTTGTTTTATAAGATGAACACCCATTTTTAGACACTCTTATTGACGGAGACATCACTCTACTGGTGATGATGAGATGTAAAAACAAGAAAGTAGATATGAACCATATTGAAAATTATGTGGCTACAATTTAAGAAGTATAGGATGTTTAAATTATTAAAGTTAAAAACAAAGAAATGAGAAAACAACATTTATGTATTTTGTCTGCTATGGCTTTGTTATCATTGGGAAGTTGTTCCAATGACAACACGACGCTGGATAGCAATGAACAATCAAACGGAACAACTTCCGGAATGATGGAGTTTGAATTAGTGGACAGTGCTAGTTCGGGACAAACCCGTACGGTAGGTGTTTATAATGGGCACAGTATAAACTTTTACTGGAGTAATGGTGACAGACTTTGGCTTAATACAGGTTCTGGCGCTTCACCATTGGTTCAAAGTTCAAAGGATGATATCAATTCTTCAATGCCATCTTTTGATGACGCCAAGGTCGCTAATGCCAGGTTCTACTTTGCTGGTTTATATACAGCTGACAGTTATCCTCTCCGTTATACAGGTAATGGCAATACGAGAGGTGACAGGGTTACTATAAAGTCTGTACAAAATCAGAAGTACCCTAATAGGGGCACTCACCTTGGTGCGGATGGTGATTGTGGTACGGCTACTGCTGTCAGAGATGGTGGAAAGTATAAGTTTACTCTCTCTCACAAGGCGGCTTATATGACATTTACTCCTTATTACAGCCATGTCTTTGCTGAAGATGTAAAGGTTACCAAGATTAAGGTCACAGCTGACGAGGCACTTACTGGAGAGTATGCTTTCGATGATAACGGTATCGACCTCAGGACACGTCCTGCAGCAAATGCATCGAACCGCAGTGTTACGCTTGAACTGAATGGCGGTCATCCAAATGGTTTTGCTATTCCTACCAGAACAAATCATCGGAAGAATGCTGCAATTATGGTTTTTGCACCAGGTACTTATCATAATTTCACAATAGAATATTTCCTTTATGATAGTAAGACTTTGGTATATGGCTCTGTAAAGCAGAACTATGGTACTATGACATTTACCCCAGGAAAGAACAGAAGAGTCTCTGTTGACCTTGCAGTTCCTCACTACAATCAGAATATCTATTATATGTGGGATGCTGCAGCGAACAAGTACGCATGGTCAGGCTTCGAAAAGTATCAGCCAATCCTTAGAGGAGAGCGCAGTTACCGTCATTATCCGCAGACTAAGTCTGATTCTCGATGGTACAATGAAGCTAACTTCCCAACTTCTGCTTCACGTTCGGCAAAGAACAATCCTAATGCCAATGAGCTCCGCTGGTATGCAGAGAAGGGTGACCCACATTGGGATCCATCTCTCTGGTGTATTATGACCCACTTGTATGATGGCAGCATGTGGCTGAAGAAGCGCAATGTCATTGCAAGGGAAAACGGAAAGAGCTTGGCAGATCTTAAGAGAAATGCTCCTGATGGAACAGACTATACTACAAATGCTTCTTTTAAGATATATTCGAAGTATGTGTATAGTAATAGGAATATCAAGTTAGGCAAGCCTGTTAATTCGAATGACTATATCCTCTTGCCAACCTATGGTTACTATCTTTCAGGTCTGTTTACCGGACCAAGTAATCGCCCCAGTGAGTTTATGCACGTAGGA
This region includes:
- a CDS encoding M3 family metallopeptidase; amino-acid sequence: MKQNLKNVVLAAGLACTALTSQAQNARPKTTQTVTNSLMKQSTLPFNAPDFSCIKGEDYLPAVKAAIAEQRAEIKKITDNKQKPTFVNTILAYERSGKTLERVSNIFYALVSADKTPEIEKAQGSIVPLMTEFENEIKFNQKFFQRIKYVYDHEYKTLKGEDKKLLEVVYKDFTHAGALLPKEKMARMQEINKELAKLQQDFGNMLPKAANEATVWVNDVKELAGLSETDIAQCKKDAESRGDKAPYCIVITNTTQQPILASLENRALREKVYNASIHRTDGTGAYNTFPIIVKIARLRAEKAQLMGYKNYASYSLERAMAKNTDNVYAFLRQMIEAYKPKSEAQTKSIEEYAQKTEGADFRLQPYDRFYYSAKMKKDQYSFSDDDVKPYFNLDSVLVNGIFYAAHRAYGLSFRERKDIPTYHKDMKVFDVLDADGKQLALFYCDYFRRPTKRGGAWMSAFLKQSGDRQQKPLIFNVCNYAKAPEGQPTLLTWDETQTMFHEFGHALHGMLSNCKYNTLSGTAVSRDFVEMPSQFNESFASIPEVFNNYARHYKTNEPMPDALREKMLGSLNFLSAYSLGENLAATSVDLAWHCLSPSEVPTAEEAPAFEKKVLADMGLLNNQIPPRYSTSYFNHIWGGGYAAGYYSYLWSEVLAVNIADYFEAHGALTRKVGDDFRQKILSRGNTRDLMTIFSDFTGLKAPDTKGLLKARGM
- a CDS encoding DUF1266 domain-containing protein, translated to MMSVILVCDNNFRRYLIRRKNTIKENVMFKFIKELIESFKEGIEEGKAELKAEEQAEYEAVEGLISKFKEQGNPTLENLFLALSCPFRSVLTLGEPIRLMEFGHLEEKEVESLKKLLKRDFGIKDAADVSNVLEELEDAHDEEDNLARSIFLSGLNLYILTSAVEVGYITFEEIEDFCNEEVSFISSHVDSWQQFGELFMKGECINNAIGRLFLKKNIQLLLKKKTSPWCIFSWESISNVLKTKS
- a CDS encoding M13 family metallopeptidase, encoding MRIKTLLPMMLLASAPITGMAQSQAGIKAENLDKSVRPADDFFMFATGGWQKLNPLPGAFSRFGSFDQLQENNNKRVNTILTDLLKKQGKQSAVEKKLGDFYKLAMDSVRRNKEGVSPVKPLLNEMEGAKSLSDLRALQLKYASFGYGVPMGYSFEADEKNAKMNILLIYQDGLSLGQKEYYLDNDKATTDIRNAFRQFIANMFRLYGFTDAQAAAKRDAVMRYETMLALISKSRTELRDVEANYNKMTLSEFKEKYPNIPLEQLANADGIKSEYIQTMVVCQPAFLAGVDKLTSTETAEELRARMEWSAILASANYLSDDVRAEYFNFFSKTMRGTKEDYPRWKRATQQVEKQMGEALGRIYCERYFPATSKKRMEDLIKNLEVSLAERIKAQDWMSEATKKAALEKLSTFYVKVGYPNKWKDLSQLTIDPSKSYYENVQACQMFWAKDAIEEKAGKPVDKDKWLMTPQTVNAYYNPTTNEICFPAGILQYPFFDPKADDAFNYGAIGVVIGHEMTHGFDDQGRHYDKDGNMTDWWTEEDAKNFEARTGKYADFFSAIKVLPDLNANGKLTLGENLADHGGLEVAFNAFEKTAEAKKGKSIMGFTPEQRFFIAYAGVWANNITEAEIRNRVKSDPHSLGEWRVNGALPHINAWYKAFGVKEGDKLFIPENERLKLW
- a CDS encoding ABC-F family ATP-binding cassette domain-containing protein, which produces MISIDGLTVEFGVKPLFKDVSFVINERDRIALVGKNGAGKSTMLKILCGMQKPTSGFVSIPNDTTVGYLPQVMKLSDDTTVKEETRKAFSDKTKMEAKLKKMEQEMAERTDYESEGYAELVERFTTEHERYMMMGGENYEAEIERTLTGLGFMREDFERPTREFSGGWRMRIELAKILLRRPDVLLLDEPTNHLDIESIQWLEQFLSQSAKAVVLVSHDRAFVNNVTNRTLEITCGHVEDYRVKYDEYLVLRKERREQQLRAYENQQKEIAETKAFIERFRYQATKAVQVQQRIRQLEKIVPIEVDEVDNSAMRLKFPPCLRSGDYPVIAEGLGKTYPSRLHSDRPGQTVFEGVDLIIKRGEKVAFVGKNGEGKSTFVKCIMGEIPFDGMLKVGHNVQIGYFAQNQAQLLDENLTIYETIDRVATGDMRLRINDLLGAFMFGGETSEKYVKVLSGGERSRLAMIKLLLEPVNLLILDEPTNHLDIASKEVLKEAIKAFDGTAIIVSHDREFLDGLVSKVYEFGGGKVREHLGGIYDWLKSPLHASLTPLTPSPAERGSAGNNPLRGGNNSKSSSSDSKSAAPSLQERAGGEASLSYAERKEQQKKIRKAQRAVEESEAKIAKLEARKSELDELLMASENASNMELVTEYTNLQRELDEENDRWMVLSEEVESLNLEL